One window of the Amycolatopsis mediterranei genome contains the following:
- a CDS encoding haloalkane dehalogenase, producing the protein MRLLRTPDDRFTDLPDFPFEPHYAELDDPHDGRIRVGYVEAGPADGPVVLLLHGEPSWSFLYRKMLPVLASAGLRAIAPDLVGFGRSDKPANQADHTYARHVEWMRGFAFEALDLHDVTLVGQDWGGLIGLRLVAEHPTRFARVVASNTGLPSGDHDMPAVWHAFREAVEKAPVLDVARFVQSGCRSSLSDAERAAYDAPFPNESYKAGPRAMPGLVPYRPDNPATEANRAAWKTLTELEIPFLVAFSDGDPITGALAPILQRSMKGAQGLEHPVIAGAGHFLQEDAGEELAEHVARFVRG; encoded by the coding sequence GTGCGCCTGCTGAGGACACCGGACGACCGGTTCACGGACCTGCCCGACTTCCCCTTCGAGCCCCATTACGCCGAACTCGACGATCCGCACGACGGCCGGATCAGAGTCGGCTACGTCGAGGCAGGCCCGGCGGACGGCCCGGTGGTCCTGCTGCTGCACGGCGAGCCGAGCTGGTCGTTCCTGTACCGCAAGATGCTGCCGGTACTGGCGTCGGCCGGGCTGCGCGCGATCGCCCCGGACCTGGTGGGCTTCGGCCGGTCCGACAAGCCGGCGAACCAGGCCGACCACACCTACGCCCGGCACGTCGAGTGGATGCGCGGGTTCGCGTTCGAGGCGTTGGACCTGCACGACGTGACGTTGGTCGGCCAGGACTGGGGCGGCTTGATCGGGCTACGGCTGGTCGCCGAGCACCCGACGCGGTTCGCGCGGGTGGTGGCGTCCAACACCGGCCTGCCGAGCGGCGACCACGACATGCCGGCGGTGTGGCACGCCTTTCGCGAGGCCGTCGAGAAGGCGCCGGTGCTGGACGTCGCCCGGTTCGTGCAGTCGGGGTGCCGGTCATCGCTGTCGGACGCGGAGCGGGCGGCTTACGACGCACCGTTCCCGAACGAGTCGTACAAGGCCGGTCCGCGGGCCATGCCGGGGCTGGTGCCCTACCGGCCCGACAACCCGGCGACGGAGGCCAACCGCGCGGCGTGGAAGACGCTGACCGAGCTGGAGATCCCGTTCCTGGTGGCGTTTTCCGACGGCGACCCGATCACGGGCGCCCTGGCCCCGATCCTGCAGCGCTCGATGAAGGGCGCGCAGGGTCTGGAGCACCCGGTGATCGCCGGGGCGGGCCACTTCCTGCAGGAAGATGCGGGCGAGGAGCTGGCCGAGCACGTGGCGAGGTTCGTGCGGGGCTGA
- a CDS encoding histidine phosphatase family protein, whose protein sequence is MRLLLIRHGQTDGNVRGALDTALPGPPLTDLGRRQATDLAARLAEEPLVAVYASQATRAQQTAAPLAARFSVDVQVVDGVHEVVAGDLEGATDHASIRTYMDTVRRWTLGELAPSLPGGESGTSVRTRMLDAVGRLRAKHEQADPDGVIALVSHGGAIRLTAEWLAPNVHADVANAALIPNTGLVELVAQPDGRWRCLTWVDTPL, encoded by the coding sequence GTGAGGCTGCTGCTCATCCGGCACGGGCAGACCGACGGGAACGTCCGCGGCGCGCTGGACACCGCCCTGCCCGGGCCGCCGCTGACCGACCTCGGCCGGCGCCAGGCGACCGATCTCGCGGCGCGGCTGGCGGAGGAACCGCTGGTCGCGGTGTACGCGTCGCAGGCGACGCGCGCCCAGCAGACGGCGGCGCCGCTGGCGGCGCGGTTCTCCGTGGACGTGCAGGTCGTCGACGGGGTGCACGAGGTCGTCGCGGGTGACCTCGAAGGGGCGACGGACCACGCGTCGATCCGGACGTACATGGACACGGTCCGGCGCTGGACGCTCGGCGAGCTGGCGCCGTCGCTGCCCGGCGGCGAGAGCGGCACGAGCGTGCGCACCCGGATGCTGGACGCGGTCGGCCGGCTGCGCGCCAAGCACGAGCAGGCCGATCCGGACGGGGTGATCGCCCTGGTCAGCCACGGCGGCGCGATCCGGCTGACCGCCGAATGGCTGGCGCCGAACGTCCACGCGGACGTCGCCAACGCGGCCCTGATCCCGAACACCGGTCTGGTGGAGCTGGTGGCGCAGCCGGACGGTCGGTGGCGCTGCCTGACCTGGGTCGACACACCGCTCTGA
- a CDS encoding DUF3558 family protein → MRNRWQVAAALAAVTVVTGCTVTVGGSASPVPGQGPVAQAVDACTLLDQAQVDALGYQSPGRSVPENKERLQPPMCLWNSKDDIEPSAVLNVGLASDMDFNEYISGAVKKSEPQPVGGLNWTQYASILPDDCAFYALLGAKSFAYVSVSAGKLDRSCELAKTVIPQVAAHLPGGQDAPPLTPSTSAKPEPGGPLLSADPCAALKPEQVAQLKDISPTGEKDTSSTVPNASYCLWDDTDGDGGQKAFEVWFGPSTPVGEWPGAKGVNPAETVDVGGRKWGLFPNMGGLRVTCGATLAITDTSSVQVVSGFIGDEAKTCDLVKQGLPLVTANLPG, encoded by the coding sequence ATGCGCAACAGGTGGCAGGTCGCGGCGGCGCTGGCGGCCGTGACCGTGGTGACCGGCTGCACGGTGACGGTCGGCGGCTCGGCGTCGCCGGTGCCGGGTCAGGGGCCGGTCGCCCAGGCCGTCGATGCCTGCACGCTGCTCGACCAGGCGCAGGTCGACGCCCTCGGCTACCAGTCGCCGGGCCGTTCGGTGCCGGAGAACAAGGAGCGGCTCCAGCCGCCGATGTGCCTCTGGAACTCGAAGGACGACATCGAGCCGTCGGCCGTCCTCAACGTCGGCCTCGCCTCGGACATGGACTTCAACGAGTACATCTCCGGCGCCGTCAAGAAGTCCGAGCCGCAGCCGGTCGGCGGGCTGAACTGGACGCAGTACGCGTCGATCCTGCCCGACGACTGCGCGTTCTACGCGCTGCTCGGCGCCAAGTCGTTCGCCTACGTCAGCGTCTCGGCAGGCAAGCTCGACAGGTCGTGCGAACTGGCGAAGACCGTGATCCCGCAGGTCGCGGCGCACCTGCCGGGCGGCCAGGACGCTCCGCCGCTCACACCGTCGACGTCGGCGAAGCCCGAGCCGGGCGGCCCGCTGCTGTCGGCCGACCCGTGCGCGGCGCTGAAGCCCGAGCAGGTGGCCCAGCTCAAGGACATCTCGCCGACCGGTGAGAAGGACACCTCGTCCACGGTGCCGAACGCGTCGTACTGCCTCTGGGACGACACCGACGGCGACGGTGGCCAGAAGGCGTTCGAGGTCTGGTTCGGCCCCAGCACGCCGGTCGGGGAGTGGCCGGGCGCGAAGGGCGTCAACCCGGCCGAAACCGTCGACGTCGGCGGCCGCAAGTGGGGCCTGTTCCCGAACATGGGCGGCCTGCGGGTGACCTGCGGGGCGACCCTGGCGATCACCGACACCTCGTCGGTGCAGGTGGTCAGCGGGTTCATCGGCGACGAGGCGAAGACCTGTGACCTCGTGAAGCAGGGCCTGCCGCTGGTGACCGCGAACCTGCCCGGTTAG
- a CDS encoding metallopeptidase family protein, producing the protein MPVEMSREQFEELVSEALDEVPPEFARAMDNVVVLVEEFNDEAPDILGLYHGIALTERTSSYGGVLPDRISIYRQPILAMCEDEDEVVEEVLITVVHELGHHFGIDDARLHELGWG; encoded by the coding sequence ATGCCCGTCGAGATGAGCCGCGAGCAGTTCGAAGAGCTGGTCTCCGAAGCCCTCGACGAGGTGCCGCCCGAGTTCGCGCGCGCGATGGACAACGTCGTCGTGCTCGTCGAGGAGTTCAACGACGAAGCGCCGGACATCCTGGGGCTCTACCACGGGATCGCGCTGACCGAGCGGACGTCGTCGTACGGCGGGGTGCTGCCCGACCGGATCTCGATCTACCGGCAGCCGATCCTCGCCATGTGCGAGGACGAGGACGAGGTCGTCGAGGAGGTCCTGATCACCGTCGTGCACGAGCTGGGTCACCACTTCGGCATCGACGATGCCCGGCTGCACGAGCTCGGCTGGGGCTGA
- a CDS encoding DUF4232 domain-containing protein: protein MDMKLSRLFPVVAASAGALALSACGGGGTTNAANSSTPSTSATPTATTTVTTATPSPTSTPVAPPPAAQPADDGLCKSGDVKLSLGQGDSGAGSTFRPLLITNSGGKPCTIQGFPGVSYVAGSDGHQVGKDAFREGTKGNAVKLNPGQTAAADIQFVNVRNFDPGTCQPTPVKGLRIYLPQETASNFVPADGTGCAGTKIPGNQLAVKTVHPA, encoded by the coding sequence ATGGACATGAAGCTTTCACGGTTGTTCCCGGTCGTCGCGGCTTCGGCGGGCGCCCTCGCGCTCTCCGCCTGCGGCGGGGGCGGCACCACGAACGCGGCGAACAGCTCGACGCCGTCGACTTCGGCGACGCCGACCGCCACCACCACGGTCACCACCGCCACGCCGAGCCCGACCTCGACGCCGGTCGCGCCGCCGCCCGCCGCCCAGCCCGCCGACGACGGCCTGTGCAAGTCCGGGGACGTCAAGCTCTCGCTCGGCCAGGGCGATTCGGGCGCCGGCTCGACGTTCCGGCCGCTGCTCATCACGAACTCCGGCGGGAAGCCCTGCACCATCCAGGGGTTCCCCGGCGTGTCCTATGTGGCCGGTTCGGACGGGCACCAGGTCGGCAAGGACGCCTTCCGCGAAGGCACCAAGGGCAACGCCGTCAAGCTGAACCCCGGCCAGACCGCGGCCGCCGACATCCAGTTCGTCAACGTGCGCAACTTCGACCCGGGCACCTGCCAGCCGACGCCGGTCAAGGGCCTGCGCATCTACCTCCCGCAGGAGACCGCGTCGAACTTCGTCCCGGCCGACGGCACCGGCTGCGCCGGCACGAAGATCCCGGGCAACCAGCTCGCGGTGAAGACCGTCCACCCCGCCTAG
- a CDS encoding glutathionylspermidine synthase family protein: MYRDRREPRRDWQRIVEEQGLVYGTPARDSSGRVRPYWDESVHYVFDMDEVLSLEADVELLHSMCLEAVDNVVTTEGYQRFGIPEWVWPHIAESWKRQDPHVYGRFDLRYDGKSPAKLLEYNADTPTTLLEASLLQWHWKTDVFPDDDQWNSIHEKLVERWSFLRDKLPSNELHFTWSAADPSGEDNVTTAYLQETAAEAGLDTVGLAIEEIGWDPVLKRFVDLEEQQMATVLKLYPWEWVVDEEFGRHAVESLPRTLWIEPLWKMILSNKTLLAILWENYPGHPNLLPAFADDPGILTEYVRKPKLGREGANVQIVATGYETQTDGVYGAEGFVYQAFDPLPEFDGYRPALGAWIVGDSSAGLGIRETGGLVTDDGAAFVPHRIVES; the protein is encoded by the coding sequence GTGTATCGCGACCGGCGTGAGCCGCGGCGAGACTGGCAGCGGATCGTCGAAGAGCAGGGACTCGTCTACGGCACGCCGGCCCGCGACAGCAGCGGCCGGGTGCGGCCGTACTGGGACGAGTCCGTGCACTACGTCTTCGACATGGACGAGGTCCTCTCGCTCGAGGCCGACGTCGAGCTGCTGCACTCGATGTGCCTGGAGGCCGTCGACAACGTCGTGACGACCGAGGGCTACCAGCGGTTCGGCATCCCCGAGTGGGTCTGGCCGCACATCGCCGAGTCGTGGAAGCGGCAGGACCCGCACGTCTACGGCCGGTTCGACCTGCGCTACGACGGCAAGTCGCCGGCGAAGCTGCTCGAGTACAACGCGGACACGCCGACCACGCTGCTGGAGGCGTCGCTGCTGCAGTGGCACTGGAAGACCGACGTCTTCCCGGACGACGACCAGTGGAACTCGATCCACGAGAAGCTCGTCGAGCGGTGGTCTTTCCTGCGGGACAAGCTGCCGTCCAACGAGCTGCACTTCACCTGGTCGGCGGCCGACCCGAGCGGCGAGGACAACGTCACCACGGCGTACCTGCAGGAGACCGCGGCCGAGGCCGGCCTCGACACGGTGGGCCTGGCGATCGAGGAGATCGGCTGGGACCCGGTGCTCAAGCGGTTCGTCGACCTCGAAGAGCAGCAGATGGCGACCGTGCTGAAGCTGTACCCGTGGGAGTGGGTGGTCGACGAGGAGTTCGGCCGCCACGCCGTCGAGTCGCTGCCGCGGACGCTGTGGATCGAGCCGCTCTGGAAGATGATCCTCTCGAACAAGACGCTGCTGGCGATCCTGTGGGAGAACTACCCGGGCCACCCGAACCTGCTGCCCGCGTTCGCCGACGACCCCGGCATCCTCACCGAGTACGTCCGCAAGCCGAAGCTGGGCCGCGAGGGCGCGAACGTGCAGATCGTCGCGACCGGCTACGAGACCCAGACCGACGGCGTCTACGGCGCCGAAGGCTTCGTCTACCAGGCGTTCGACCCGCTGCCCGAGTTCGACGGCTACCGGCCGGCGCTCGGTGCGTGGATCGTCGGCGACAGCTCCGCCGGGCTGGGCATCCGCGAGACCGGCGGCCTGGTCACCGACGACGGCGCGGCATTCGTCCCACATCGCATCGTCGAGTCGTGA
- a CDS encoding MFS transporter, with amino-acid sequence MVNARRLTWLLTSSAASHLGDGIGKVALPLLATTLTRDPVLIAGLSATQFLPWLLFAAVAGALVDRIDRRRAMIVANTARAAAVGVLAVLVATGGMTIWLVYLTALIIGTAETIADSAANALIPAVVGDGSLDAANSKLQACEIVGQTFLGGPVGSLTFALFAAFPFILNSVGFAIAAAVLLGLAGTYRGQAEAPVEPAKLRTELADGLRWLRRRPLLLRLVVVAGLLSLVSELAQAQLVLYALEDLHLSDATFGFFAFVGGIGGLLGAGVTPRLVRAAGRLAVVTGGIVCCGLGFGGMGLVRSPVAGAALFGLFAAAVVAVNVVLATARHTLVPGELLGRVLGVWRTVVWGAIPLGALLGGVLTERLGSAARTFVVSGAAMLAIAAFAFGTLRRGRLGDESDSAAALTHHDPGL; translated from the coding sequence ATGGTCAACGCGCGAAGACTCACGTGGCTGCTCACGTCGAGCGCGGCGTCCCACCTGGGGGACGGCATCGGCAAGGTGGCCCTGCCCCTGCTGGCCACGACGCTGACCCGCGATCCGGTGCTCATCGCCGGGCTGTCCGCCACCCAGTTCCTGCCCTGGCTGCTGTTCGCCGCGGTCGCCGGTGCGCTGGTCGACCGGATCGACCGGCGTCGCGCGATGATCGTCGCGAACACCGCCCGGGCCGCCGCGGTCGGCGTGCTGGCCGTGCTCGTCGCCACCGGCGGCATGACGATCTGGCTGGTCTACCTGACCGCGCTGATCATCGGGACGGCCGAGACGATCGCGGACAGCGCGGCGAACGCGCTGATCCCGGCGGTCGTCGGCGACGGTTCGCTCGACGCGGCCAACAGCAAGCTGCAGGCCTGCGAGATCGTCGGCCAGACGTTCCTCGGCGGCCCGGTCGGCAGCCTGACCTTCGCGCTCTTCGCCGCCTTCCCCTTCATCCTCAACTCCGTGGGCTTCGCGATCGCGGCGGCGGTGCTGCTCGGGCTGGCCGGCACCTACCGCGGCCAGGCGGAGGCGCCCGTCGAGCCGGCGAAACTCCGCACCGAGCTCGCCGACGGCCTGCGCTGGCTGCGCCGGCGCCCGCTGCTGCTGCGGCTGGTCGTCGTCGCGGGGCTGCTCAGCCTGGTCAGCGAACTCGCGCAGGCGCAGCTGGTGCTGTACGCGCTGGAGGACCTCCACCTGTCCGACGCGACCTTCGGGTTCTTCGCCTTCGTCGGCGGGATCGGCGGCCTGCTCGGCGCCGGCGTCACCCCGCGGCTGGTGCGGGCGGCCGGCCGACTCGCCGTCGTCACCGGCGGGATCGTCTGCTGCGGCCTCGGCTTCGGCGGGATGGGCCTGGTGCGCTCGCCGGTCGCGGGCGCGGCGCTGTTCGGGCTGTTCGCGGCGGCGGTGGTGGCGGTGAACGTCGTGCTCGCGACGGCCCGGCACACGCTGGTGCCCGGCGAGCTGCTCGGCCGGGTGCTCGGGGTGTGGCGCACGGTGGTCTGGGGCGCGATCCCGCTCGGCGCGCTGCTGGGTGGCGTGCTGACCGAGCGGCTCGGCTCGGCCGCGCGGACGTTCGTCGTGTCCGGCGCGGCGATGCTGGCGATCGCCGCGTTCGCGTTCGGGACGCTGCGGCGCGGCCGGCTCGGTGACGAATCGGACTCAGCCGCGGCGCTGACCCACCACGATCCGGGTTTGTGA
- the serS gene encoding serine--tRNA ligase — protein MIDPRTLRDDPEAVRASQRARGEDEGVVDKLLSLDARRRSSIAAADKLRNEQKLLGKQIPKAPPEEKQQLLATAKELAAQVKAAEVEQNTASEEFDQLFRTVPNLVHPDAPVGGEDDFTVVKHVGEPTKLGFTPKDHLELLEALGGVDMERGAKVSGSRFYFLTGVGAQLQLGLLNMAIAQALENGFTPMITPSLVRPEIMAGTGFLGQHSSEIYHLADDDLYLVGTSEVPLAGFHADEILDLNDGPNRYAGWSSCYRREAGSYGKDTRGIIRVHQFDKVEMFVYAKPADAEAEHERLLGWEEQMLAKIEVPYRVIDTATGDLGTSAHRKFDCEAWIPTQETYRELTSTSNCTTFQARRLAIRYRDDNGKPQIAATLNGTLATTRWIVAIVENHQQEDGSVRVPEALRPFVGGKEVLTPR, from the coding sequence GTGATTGACCCCAGGACTCTGCGCGATGACCCGGAAGCCGTGCGCGCGTCGCAGCGCGCTCGTGGTGAAGACGAGGGAGTGGTCGACAAGCTGCTCTCCCTCGACGCCCGGCGCCGGTCCTCGATCGCGGCCGCCGACAAGCTGCGCAACGAGCAGAAGCTCCTGGGCAAGCAGATCCCGAAGGCGCCGCCCGAGGAGAAGCAGCAGCTCCTGGCCACGGCCAAGGAACTCGCCGCGCAGGTCAAGGCGGCCGAGGTGGAGCAGAACACCGCGTCGGAGGAGTTCGACCAGCTCTTCCGGACCGTGCCGAACCTGGTCCACCCGGATGCGCCGGTCGGCGGCGAAGACGACTTCACCGTGGTCAAGCACGTCGGCGAGCCGACGAAGCTCGGCTTCACCCCGAAGGACCACCTCGAGCTGCTCGAAGCGCTCGGCGGCGTCGACATGGAACGCGGCGCGAAGGTCTCGGGCTCGCGGTTCTACTTCCTCACCGGCGTCGGCGCGCAGCTGCAGCTCGGCCTGCTGAACATGGCCATCGCGCAGGCGCTCGAGAACGGCTTCACGCCGATGATCACGCCGTCGCTGGTCCGCCCGGAGATCATGGCCGGCACCGGCTTCCTCGGGCAGCACTCGAGCGAGATCTACCACCTCGCGGACGACGACCTCTACCTCGTCGGCACGTCGGAGGTGCCGCTGGCCGGGTTCCACGCCGACGAGATCCTCGACCTGAACGACGGCCCGAACCGCTACGCGGGCTGGTCGTCCTGCTACCGCCGCGAGGCCGGCTCGTACGGCAAGGACACCCGGGGCATCATCCGCGTCCACCAGTTCGACAAGGTCGAGATGTTCGTCTACGCCAAGCCGGCGGACGCCGAGGCCGAGCACGAGCGGCTGCTCGGCTGGGAAGAGCAGATGCTCGCGAAGATCGAGGTGCCCTACCGGGTGATCGACACCGCGACCGGCGACCTCGGCACGTCCGCGCACCGCAAGTTCGACTGCGAGGCGTGGATCCCGACCCAGGAGACCTACCGCGAGCTGACCTCGACGTCCAACTGCACGACGTTCCAGGCCCGGCGCCTGGCGATCCGCTACCGCGACGACAACGGCAAGCCGCAGATCGCCGCCACGCTCAACGGGACGCTGGCCACCACCCGGTGGATCGTCGCGATCGTCGAGAACCACCAGCAGGAGGACGGCTCGGTCCGCGTGCCGGAGGCGCTGCGCCCGTTCGTCGGCGGCAAGGAAGTCCTCACGCCTCGCTGA
- a CDS encoding aspartate aminotransferase family protein has translation MTDELLARHRAVMPSWMSLLYEEPIEIVHAHDRRMTDSQGRTYLDFFAGVLTNSMGYDVAEIGDAVRKQLDTGILHTSTLYLIRSQVELAERIAKLSNIPDAKVFFTNSGSEANDTALMLATQYRRSNQVLAMRNSYHGRSFATVAITGNRGWSASSLSPVKVSYVHGGYRYRSPFRTMSDADYIDACVADLVDVLDTATAGDVACLIAEPIQGVGGFSLPPDGLFRAMKEVLDEYGVLFISDEVQTGWGRTGEHFWGIEAHGVTPDMMTFAKGLGNGLAVGGVVARGDVLDCFQAQSFSTFGGNPVSMAGATAVLDYIKDHDLQANCAARGAQLLSGLRAAESPIVAEVRGKGLMIGVELIKPGTTEPFVAAAARMLEETKKRGLLIGKGGLHGNVLRLGPPMTLTAEEAQEGLDILVDALAATHAALS, from the coding sequence ATGACCGATGAGCTGCTCGCCCGGCACCGCGCTGTCATGCCGTCCTGGATGTCGCTGCTCTACGAAGAGCCGATCGAGATCGTGCACGCGCACGACCGCCGGATGACCGACTCCCAGGGGCGCACGTACCTGGACTTCTTCGCGGGGGTGCTGACCAACTCGATGGGCTACGACGTCGCCGAGATCGGCGACGCGGTCCGCAAGCAGCTCGACACGGGCATCCTCCACACGTCGACGCTCTACCTGATCCGGTCCCAGGTCGAGCTGGCCGAGCGGATCGCCAAGTTGTCGAACATCCCGGACGCCAAGGTGTTCTTCACGAATTCGGGCAGCGAGGCCAACGACACGGCGCTGATGCTGGCGACGCAGTACCGCCGCAGCAACCAGGTGCTGGCGATGAGAAATTCGTACCACGGGCGCTCGTTCGCCACGGTCGCGATCACCGGCAACCGCGGCTGGTCGGCATCGTCCCTCAGCCCGGTGAAGGTCAGCTACGTCCACGGCGGCTACCGCTATCGCAGCCCGTTCCGCACCATGTCCGACGCGGACTACATCGACGCGTGCGTCGCGGACCTGGTGGACGTCCTGGACACGGCGACGGCGGGCGACGTGGCGTGCTTGATCGCCGAGCCGATCCAGGGGGTGGGCGGCTTCAGCCTGCCGCCGGACGGGCTGTTCCGGGCGATGAAGGAGGTCCTGGACGAGTACGGGGTGCTGTTCATCTCGGACGAGGTCCAGACGGGCTGGGGCCGCACGGGCGAGCACTTCTGGGGCATCGAGGCGCACGGCGTGACCCCGGACATGATGACGTTCGCCAAGGGCCTGGGCAACGGCCTGGCGGTCGGAGGCGTGGTGGCCCGAGGCGACGTGCTCGACTGTTTCCAGGCCCAGTCGTTCTCGACGTTCGGCGGCAACCCGGTCTCGATGGCCGGCGCAACAGCGGTCCTGGACTACATCAAGGACCACGACCTGCAGGCCAATTGCGCGGCCCGGGGAGCTCAGCTGCTGTCGGGCCTGCGGGCGGCGGAGTCGCCGATCGTGGCAGAGGTCCGCGGCAAGGGGCTGATGATCGGGGTAGAGCTGATCAAGCCAGGGACCACCGAGCCGTTCGTGGCCGCGGCGGCGAGGATGCTGGAGGAGACGAAGAAGCGCGGGTTGTTGATCGGAAAGGGCGGCCTGCACGGCAACGTGCTGCGCCTGGGCCCCCCGATGACGCTGACAGCGGAGGAAGCCCAGGAGGGTTTGGACATCCTGGTCGACGCACTGGCGGCAACGCACGCAGCGCTGAGCTGA
- a CDS encoding septum formation family protein, translating into MSPSADRFPTATQTLRTRVVMGGIFAGALIALALSVVFSWSDGVIGGAGGGAGKLSAAAQEAFHSPPGSCLTWDNPDASDARKVACTQPHLFEVTTLVDIGAQYPAGAPVPSLDQWQQIAQQKCTADVKPYLGHKLDPYGKLTTNLLRPTPSQWEDGDRQLRCGLQWAAPGGKLLPTTGPAKEQDQSLVFEPGTCLALRGKGVGDPIDCAKPHSYEIIATLDLKTNFKDGYPAQDNQKSWLDTECTKAAADYTGGADLEAKKVILTWDLREQESWDAGSTKVNCKVASVLPDKSGLQAVTGSVKAAPAAPDGGQPQDGGPPSDGGGGAATPNPAPSTAKQGG; encoded by the coding sequence ATGTCTCCCAGCGCCGATCGGTTCCCCACCGCCACGCAGACGCTGCGCACCCGCGTCGTGATGGGCGGGATCTTCGCGGGCGCGCTCATCGCGCTCGCGCTCAGCGTCGTCTTCTCCTGGAGCGACGGCGTCATCGGCGGGGCCGGCGGCGGCGCCGGCAAGCTGTCCGCCGCGGCCCAGGAGGCGTTCCACTCCCCGCCCGGCAGCTGCCTGACCTGGGACAACCCGGACGCCAGCGACGCGCGCAAGGTGGCCTGCACCCAGCCGCACCTGTTCGAGGTGACCACGCTCGTGGACATCGGCGCCCAGTACCCGGCGGGCGCGCCGGTCCCGTCGCTGGACCAGTGGCAGCAGATCGCGCAGCAGAAGTGCACCGCGGACGTGAAGCCGTACCTCGGGCACAAGCTCGACCCGTACGGCAAGCTCACGACGAACCTGCTCCGCCCGACGCCGTCACAGTGGGAGGACGGCGACCGCCAGCTGCGGTGCGGCCTGCAGTGGGCGGCCCCCGGGGGCAAGCTGCTGCCGACGACCGGGCCGGCCAAGGAGCAGGACCAGTCGCTGGTCTTCGAGCCGGGCACCTGCCTGGCGCTGCGCGGCAAGGGCGTCGGCGATCCGATCGACTGCGCGAAGCCGCACTCGTACGAGATCATCGCGACCCTCGACCTCAAGACGAACTTCAAGGACGGCTACCCCGCCCAGGACAACCAGAAGTCCTGGCTCGACACCGAGTGCACCAAGGCGGCGGCCGACTACACCGGTGGCGCCGACCTCGAGGCGAAGAAAGTGATCCTGACCTGGGACCTGCGGGAGCAGGAGAGCTGGGACGCCGGCTCGACCAAGGTCAACTGCAAGGTGGCTTCGGTGCTGCCGGACAAGAGCGGCCTGCAGGCGGTGACCGGCAGCGTCAAGGCCGCCCCGGCGGCCCCGGACGGCGGCCAGCCCCAGGACGGCGGCCCGCCGTCGGACGGCGGCGGTGGCGCGGCCACGCCGAACCCCGCCCCGTCGACGGCGAAGCAGGGCGGCTGA
- a CDS encoding DUF350 domain-containing protein translates to MNTTLALSDTFGSDLVRGIGAILLYGVIGLLLMFAGFYAIDWTTPGKLSKLVHAGLPNAVIVTASGLLAMSFIVVVAIFNSASDLTEGLITSLVYGLLGIAVQVIAVRLLEWATRIDVASTIESEKFAPVSVVVAAAHIGLGLVVAVGIS, encoded by the coding sequence GTGAACACGACCCTTGCGCTGTCCGACACGTTCGGCTCCGACCTCGTGCGGGGGATCGGCGCGATCCTGCTGTACGGCGTCATCGGCCTGCTGCTGATGTTCGCCGGCTTCTACGCGATCGACTGGACCACGCCGGGCAAGCTGTCGAAGCTCGTGCACGCGGGCCTGCCGAACGCGGTGATCGTGACCGCGTCCGGACTGCTCGCGATGTCGTTCATCGTCGTCGTGGCGATCTTCAACTCGGCGAGCGACCTGACGGAGGGCTTGATCACCTCGCTGGTCTACGGCCTCCTCGGGATCGCCGTCCAGGTCATCGCGGTCCGGCTCCTGGAGTGGGCGACCCGCATCGACGTGGCCTCGACCATCGAGAGCGAGAAGTTCGCTCCGGTGAGCGTCGTCGTCGCGGCGGCGCACATCGGCCTGGGCCTGGTGGTGGCGGTCGGCATCTCCTGA